A part of Bacteroidota bacterium genomic DNA contains:
- a CDS encoding carboxypeptidase regulatory-like domain-containing protein: protein MKKRFFSIAVVCFLATAVLFNSCKKTEESGLSNPTTNTPKHNYTPPAVTFSAPVEGFVIDENGNAVSAAEVKTGSKTTTTNQNGYFRIEAAPFTGDFCYIKAVKKGFFIGSTTIHGQAGNSHATELIMVSQNNIVSFAAAQGKTITLQGGATVKLPANGFVTSSGKAYTGNVNVAVMHLNPEAKNFSSLIPGGDLRAFNAEGQNVQLYSYGMMNVEMRDDAGNLLQLASGQKSTLTIPVPVSMTAPASIPLWYFDEDKGVWIEEGKAALQGTNYVGTVSHFTYWNVDKPCPPAIVKGKVVDSDGNPVGWINIQIGQKKVFSNNDGTFRIYTSSDEDIIVDVIDWETGNPMGINKSVHTPALGQTLDIGTITLPAQSKIKLKANVLDCNDKPFTGFAIIKKGNYKGRTFVKNSVFNYHITPSGGEADIEIYSNDGSEFNISKVTLPSNASVAEKDLGTIKVCNNVANSDYVKFTYTLPGQQPVTIIKTSPKFPVASYNTTGKSTGISFTDGATEAERTFAFWIGFSGGTVGDYFTTHNQSGIPGGSLGYLDFPETFQIQSDSTIVKITSYGTVGNDIKGTFSGKVRINDWFNDDYHIHPLGEITGEFKIKRGADK, encoded by the coding sequence ATGAAAAAAAGATTTTTTTCAATTGCTGTTGTATGCTTTTTAGCAACGGCTGTTCTATTTAATTCGTGTAAAAAAACTGAGGAGTCGGGCCTCAGCAATCCAACAACAAACACACCTAAACACAACTACACACCCCCTGCTGTTACATTTTCAGCTCCGGTAGAAGGTTTTGTAATTGATGAAAACGGGAATGCCGTTAGTGCTGCCGAAGTGAAAACAGGCAGTAAAACAACTACAACTAACCAAAACGGATATTTTAGGATTGAAGCAGCCCCATTTACGGGAGACTTTTGTTATATCAAAGCGGTGAAGAAAGGTTTCTTTATAGGTTCAACTACCATTCATGGGCAGGCGGGAAATAGCCATGCCACTGAATTGATAATGGTATCCCAAAATAATATCGTTTCGTTCGCTGCCGCTCAGGGAAAAACCATCACTCTGCAAGGTGGTGCAACTGTTAAGCTGCCTGCTAACGGGTTTGTTACATCTTCGGGCAAAGCATACACGGGCAATGTTAATGTTGCGGTAATGCATCTTAATCCCGAGGCAAAAAATTTCAGTAGCCTGATACCCGGTGGTGATTTAAGGGCTTTTAATGCCGAAGGTCAAAACGTGCAACTATATTCATACGGCATGATGAATGTAGAGATGCGCGATGACGCAGGTAACCTGCTACAATTAGCTTCGGGTCAAAAATCAACCCTTACCATACCTGTTCCTGTTTCTATGACAGCCCCCGCCTCTATTCCTTTGTGGTATTTTGATGAAGACAAAGGGGTATGGATTGAAGAAGGGAAAGCTGCTTTGCAGGGTACAAATTATGTGGGTACGGTTTCGCATTTTACCTATTGGAATGTTGACAAGCCATGCCCTCCGGCAATTGTTAAAGGCAAGGTTGTTGACAGTGACGGAAATCCTGTAGGATGGATAAACATACAAATCGGGCAAAAAAAGGTTTTTTCAAATAACGACGGCACTTTCCGTATTTACACATCAAGTGATGAGGATATAATAGTGGATGTAATAGATTGGGAAACTGGTAATCCGATGGGAATTAATAAATCAGTTCATACCCCTGCATTGGGTCAAACATTGGATATTGGTACAATTACACTTCCTGCCCAATCTAAAATTAAATTAAAAGCCAATGTGCTTGATTGTAACGATAAGCCTTTCACAGGTTTTGCCATTATTAAAAAAGGTAATTATAAAGGCAGAACATTTGTAAAAAATTCTGTTTTCAACTACCATATCACTCCGTCAGGCGGTGAGGCCGACATTGAAATCTATTCAAACGACGGTTCTGAATTTAATATAAGTAAGGTAACCTTACCGTCTAATGCTTCTGTTGCTGAGAAAGATCTGGGCACTATAAAAGTTTGTAATAATGTAGCAAACTCTGATTACGTGAAATTTACTTATACCTTACCGGGTCAGCAACCTGTTACTATTATTAAAACTTCACCCAAATTTCCTGTAGCCTCGTATAATACCACTGGAAAATCTACAGGAATTAGTTTTACGGATGGTGCAACGGAGGCAGAAAGAACATTTGCTTTTTGGATTGGGTTTAGTGGTGGAACAGTTGGGGATTATTTTACCACTCACAATCAGTCGGGGATTCCCGGGGGATCTTTGGGATATCTGGATTTTCCTGAGACCTTTCAAATTCAATCTGATTCTACAATAGTAAAAATAACATCCTACGGAACAGTGGGGAATGATATAAAGGGTACCTTTTCAGGTAAGGTACGCATAAACGATTGGTTTAATGACGATTACCATATACACCCTTTGGGAGAAATAACAGGGGAATTTAAAATAAAACGTGGAGCGGATAAATAG
- a CDS encoding carboxypeptidase regulatory-like domain-containing protein, with protein sequence MKSTKKIPVLLVGLLLLFFISNCKKQESPAPSDINGTSNPTVPPNPYNPPAVTFTAPVMGFVVDEANNPVQNAVVSTGGQTFTTDVNGAFEFKSVPFTGDFCYLKATKNGYFFGSTTVQGKSGGSFATQLVMVSQTNRQTFAATDAKTITIANGASVDFPANAIKTLDGKPYTSNVEVATTYLNPNDANFSQVTPGGDLRAYNLQGQDVMLYSYGMVGVELRDNTGKPLQLADGKKATVTMPVPAGMQNAPATIPLWYFDENKGVWIEEGSAKLQNGSYVGTVTHFTYWNCDIPGTRAKLKGKLKDCEGDVVNDMMVRTGQTNAWVDKDGNWERWVPSGVKFELDADDFLTGNIVDLNIPVPVLTNEQVHDMGVITVPCRQKVKGSVTDCDNNPFNGYVIIKTASKTFRSPIVNGKLKATVYSNGETADVYFYNATAGQLTKITITLPATGKSVDLGNLVACPPKTVTPKFSFDYDDGTGVQSVTFSNITTGNGTYYTTSDYMNILIEGSQNTAQFMFVDPKLGPQNPSNDSIFIQVGGKYFQGISTNCTITKYEAPGGEVSGTFNGTMTIYPGNTPVTVTNGKFTVLRMPDEQ encoded by the coding sequence ATGAAATCAACAAAAAAAATCCCCGTGCTGCTTGTAGGGTTGCTGTTACTGTTTTTTATCAGCAATTGTAAAAAGCAAGAATCTCCGGCTCCTAGCGATATTAACGGAACATCTAACCCAACAGTTCCTCCCAACCCATACAACCCTCCTGCCGTAACCTTTACTGCTCCTGTTATGGGCTTTGTAGTTGATGAAGCCAACAACCCCGTACAAAATGCAGTAGTGAGCACCGGTGGCCAAACCTTTACTACCGATGTTAATGGTGCATTTGAATTTAAATCAGTTCCGTTTACGGGTGATTTTTGTTACCTAAAAGCCACCAAAAACGGCTATTTCTTCGGTTCTACTACCGTACAAGGAAAATCGGGCGGCAGCTTTGCTACCCAATTAGTAATGGTATCACAAACCAACCGACAAACCTTTGCTGCTACTGATGCAAAAACAATAACCATTGCCAACGGTGCATCGGTTGATTTTCCTGCGAACGCTATTAAAACCCTTGACGGTAAGCCCTACACAAGTAATGTTGAGGTAGCTACTACTTACCTTAACCCCAACGATGCCAATTTTAGCCAAGTAACCCCCGGTGGTGATTTGCGTGCTTATAACCTGCAAGGCCAAGACGTGATGTTATACTCATACGGTATGGTGGGTGTTGAATTACGCGACAACACAGGAAAACCGCTGCAACTTGCCGACGGTAAAAAAGCAACCGTAACTATGCCTGTGCCTGCGGGGATGCAAAATGCTCCTGCCACAATCCCTCTTTGGTATTTTGACGAAAACAAAGGAGTATGGATAGAAGAAGGTAGTGCCAAATTGCAAAACGGCAGCTATGTGGGCACAGTAACCCACTTTACGTATTGGAACTGTGACATACCCGGAACCCGAGCAAAATTGAAAGGCAAACTAAAAGATTGTGAAGGGGACGTGGTAAACGACATGATGGTGAGAACCGGACAAACCAACGCTTGGGTTGACAAAGATGGCAATTGGGAACGTTGGGTGCCCTCAGGAGTTAAATTTGAACTGGATGCAGATGATTTTTTAACGGGTAACATTGTTGATTTAAATATCCCCGTGCCGGTACTTACTAATGAGCAAGTACACGATATGGGAGTTATTACCGTTCCTTGCCGCCAGAAAGTGAAAGGTTCTGTTACCGATTGCGATAACAACCCGTTTAATGGGTATGTGATTATAAAAACTGCTTCTAAAACCTTCAGAAGCCCTATAGTTAACGGCAAACTAAAAGCTACAGTTTACAGCAACGGCGAAACGGCTGATGTGTACTTTTACAATGCTACCGCTGGCCAATTAACTAAAATTACCATTACACTTCCTGCCACCGGAAAATCGGTGGATTTGGGAAACCTTGTAGCCTGCCCGCCAAAAACTGTTACCCCAAAATTCAGCTTTGATTACGATGACGGTACAGGAGTTCAATCAGTAACTTTTAGCAACATTACGACCGGAAACGGCACTTATTATACCACATCTGACTACATGAACATTCTTATTGAAGGCTCACAAAATACCGCACAGTTTATGTTTGTGGATCCAAAACTAGGCCCGCAAAACCCGAGTAACGATAGTATTTTCATACAAGTAGGTGGTAAATATTTCCAAGGAATTTCTACTAACTGCACCATTACAAAATACGAAGCCCCGGGCGGTGAAGTAAGCGGCACATTTAACGGCACAATGACAATTTATCCCGGTAATACCCCTGTAACTGTTACCAACGGTAAGTTTACCGTATTGCGTATGCCCGACGAACAATAA
- a CDS encoding aminopeptidase P family protein — MKYPQIDNKLFIENRARFIKQMKPNSIAIFNSNYEYVWNGDASHDFKQNSDLIWLSGIDQEDSILIIYPDCPIADFREALFLKQTNEHIAVWEGHKYTKEEATSASGIKSIFWNSEFEAKIRQIVNLADNIYLPLNENNRFSFKSPYKDLDFAHEMKAKFPLHNYERTAPILHRLRSIKSEIEVNLMRYAIGVSKKGFERLLGFVKPGVWEYEVEAELIHEYIRNRAIGHSFHPIVASGASACVLHYVENNKECKDGDLLLVDCGVDYANYVSDMTRTFPVNGRFTTRQKQVYNAVLRVMKEARKLLVPGASWPAYQKQVESIMEKELVDLGLLTMDDIKNQDPKWPAVKKYFPHGTSHFMGVEVHDVGRYYEPLQAGMLLSCEPGIYIPEEGIGIRIENDILITANGPLDLMDEIGMPIEVEEIETLMNQGK, encoded by the coding sequence ATGAAATACCCGCAAATAGATAATAAACTGTTTATAGAAAACCGTGCCCGTTTCATCAAGCAAATGAAACCCAATAGTATTGCTATTTTTAACAGCAACTACGAATACGTGTGGAACGGCGATGCCAGTCATGATTTTAAGCAAAACAGCGATTTAATCTGGCTGAGCGGTATCGACCAAGAGGATAGTATTTTAATTATTTATCCCGATTGCCCGATTGCTGATTTTAGGGAGGCATTGTTTTTAAAACAAACCAACGAGCACATAGCTGTTTGGGAAGGTCATAAATACACCAAAGAAGAAGCTACATCGGCTTCAGGAATCAAATCAATTTTTTGGAACAGTGAGTTTGAGGCAAAAATCCGCCAGATTGTAAACCTTGCCGATAACATCTACCTGCCGCTGAACGAGAACAACCGCTTTAGCTTTAAATCTCCCTACAAAGATTTGGATTTTGCCCACGAAATGAAGGCAAAATTCCCGTTGCATAATTACGAACGCACCGCCCCCATTTTGCACCGTTTACGCTCCATTAAATCTGAAATTGAGGTGAATTTGATGCGTTATGCTATCGGAGTTTCAAAAAAAGGCTTTGAGCGTTTGCTAGGCTTTGTGAAACCCGGTGTGTGGGAGTATGAGGTGGAAGCCGAACTGATACACGAATACATCCGTAACCGTGCCATAGGACATTCGTTTCACCCGATTGTGGCTTCGGGGGCAAGCGCTTGTGTGCTGCATTACGTAGAAAACAACAAAGAGTGCAAAGACGGGGATTTACTGTTGGTTGATTGCGGTGTTGATTATGCCAATTATGTGAGCGACATGACGCGTACCTTCCCTGTTAACGGGCGTTTTACTACCCGCCAAAAACAAGTGTACAATGCCGTATTGCGTGTGATGAAAGAAGCCCGCAAACTGTTGGTGCCAGGTGCCAGCTGGCCTGCTTACCAAAAACAGGTAGAAAGCATTATGGAGAAAGAGTTGGTGGATTTGGGCTTACTTACCATGGACGATATCAAAAACCAAGACCCTAAGTGGCCTGCGGTTAAGAAATACTTCCCCCACGGCACATCGCACTTTATGGGTGTTGAGGTGCACGATGTGGGTCGTTATTACGAGCCCTTGCAAGCAGGTATGCTGCTAAGCTGCGAGCCCGGTATTTACATTCCTGAAGAAGGAATAGGTATCCGTATAGAGAATGATATATTGATTACGGCCAACGGTCCGCTGGATTTGATGGACGAAATCGGGATGCCGATAGAGGTAGAAGAAATAGAAACCCTTATGAATCAGGGGAAATAA
- a CDS encoding GIY-YIG nuclease family protein, with protein MFHTYILYSLSKNKYYVGHTGDSLSERLRKHNSNHKGFTGGHGDWELKYTETFQSKSEAYQRELAIKRWKSRKKIEELINSSVGSEHPDL; from the coding sequence ATGTTTCATACCTACATATTATATTCCTTATCCAAAAACAAATACTACGTTGGTCATACCGGTGATTCATTGAGCGAAAGGCTGCGGAAACACAACTCTAATCACAAAGGATTTACCGGCGGGCATGGTGATTGGGAACTAAAATACACAGAAACTTTTCAATCGAAATCAGAGGCTTATCAGAGAGAGTTAGCGATTAAACGCTGGAAAAGCCGAAAGAAAATCGAAGAACTTATTAATAGCTCAGTGGGTTCAGAGCATCCCGACTTATAA
- a CDS encoding phytanoyl-CoA dioxygenase has protein sequence MSEILSTTEIEQFITTGFVRIDNAFSKEIAEEVLDILWNDLPCDRFNPSTWTTPVIRLGMYTQPLFVESLNTEKLHAAYNQLIGEGNWIACRSVGTFPVRFPAAQQPNDTGKHVDAGFPGNDPANFFEWRINIKSKGRALLMLALYSDVNENDAPTIIYEGSHIDVALLLSQEGDSGLSFIELAGSLNELPLRKEVYATGKAGTVYLCHPFLVHAAQAHQGTNPKFMAQPPLLLKTELSVANPDDFHTPVEQAILLALK, from the coding sequence ATGTCAGAAATATTAAGTACAACAGAAATAGAACAATTCATCACTACCGGATTTGTCCGCATTGATAACGCATTTTCTAAAGAAATTGCAGAGGAGGTTTTGGATATTTTATGGAACGACCTTCCATGTGATAGGTTCAATCCCTCAACTTGGACAACACCTGTAATCCGTTTGGGGATGTACACACAGCCTCTCTTTGTTGAGTCGTTGAACACAGAGAAACTGCATGCTGCCTATAATCAATTAATTGGTGAAGGAAATTGGATTGCGTGCCGAAGTGTGGGTACATTTCCGGTGAGATTTCCTGCTGCCCAACAACCCAACGATACGGGCAAACACGTAGACGCTGGTTTTCCGGGAAATGACCCTGCTAACTTTTTTGAATGGCGCATAAACATTAAATCAAAAGGCAGGGCTTTATTGATGCTTGCGTTATACTCTGATGTGAATGAAAATGATGCTCCAACAATTATTTATGAAGGTTCACACATTGATGTAGCTCTCTTACTATCTCAGGAAGGAGATTCAGGTCTTTCGTTTATTGAGCTTGCGGGTAGCTTAAACGAGTTACCCTTACGAAAAGAGGTGTACGCCACAGGTAAAGCGGGAACCGTTTATTTATGCCACCCGTTTTTGGTGCATGCTGCCCAAGCCCACCAAGGAACAAACCCTAAGTTTATGGCTCAACCTCCATTATTGTTAAAGACTGAATTATCGGTTGCAAACCCTGATGACTTTCATACACCAGTTGAACAAGCCATTCTCTTGGCTTTGAAGTGA
- a CDS encoding metallophosphoesterase — protein sequence METIKTPYYTRTSNPFLSRWQSAVSKVLGDKFRSENPELKSHEINSKVLAHPMMAGTNHHITRLKNNLPLLTLDDVHSYVDQKDADNNFHPLVHAYLSQYYLQQTLEEAAKDPDSSINYTTPSPGIPPADFPDTNANIIQWGIAGKVWATSHRPDPSPYYDWSKNIPDGMKKDDFMKTFSVFTIPDDSTIAILGDFGTGLADGIEMLTSIMINQNPDFIIHLGDIYYAGTDEETQAYVEMFTTAFRLAGKKVPVFSIPGNHEYYSGGTPFFKYALAMNAQNGFPQYSQQASYFCLRTESSNWQFLSMDTGLNSVHWYTVGGLTDTYGPWLWFSEWDWCQDKLENFGLSGGGKTVLLSHHQLYSVTSTINDGNQVVFQSGTDAKTFQFLNANLYNTFSDYFGEINAWFWGHEHILAIFQNNELYGSDNEEPLKIARLVGNSGYEEWVGPKGSYGIANTNQHYATPMVELDSTMVTYFDPVLGLNVSSRFYNHGWALLKLSDADSGIATTYWQYPVKDYLAHIPPVSQIAKPIAVNFSETIY from the coding sequence ATGGAAACTATTAAAACCCCTTATTATACACGTACTTCAAACCCATTTTTATCCCGGTGGCAATCGGCTGTTTCAAAGGTTTTGGGTGACAAGTTTAGGAGCGAAAACCCTGAACTTAAAAGCCATGAAATAAACAGTAAAGTGCTGGCGCACCCGATGATGGCGGGAACAAACCACCATATAACCAGGTTAAAAAACAACCTGCCGTTGTTAACACTTGATGATGTGCATTCCTACGTAGATCAAAAGGACGCCGACAACAATTTTCACCCTCTGGTACACGCTTACCTATCGCAATACTATTTACAACAAACACTGGAAGAAGCTGCAAAAGACCCGGATTCATCCATTAATTACACCACCCCTTCTCCGGGTATCCCTCCCGCTGATTTCCCGGATACAAATGCCAATATAATACAATGGGGTATAGCCGGGAAAGTGTGGGCTACTTCACACCGTCCGGATCCAAGCCCCTATTACGATTGGAGCAAAAATATTCCCGACGGTATGAAGAAGGACGACTTCATGAAAACCTTCAGTGTGTTTACAATTCCGGATGATTCTACCATTGCCATACTTGGAGATTTCGGTACAGGTTTGGCCGACGGAATAGAGATGCTTACCTCAATTATGATCAATCAAAATCCTGATTTCATCATTCATTTGGGTGATATTTACTATGCCGGAACAGACGAAGAGACCCAAGCCTACGTAGAAATGTTTACTACGGCATTCCGGCTGGCCGGAAAAAAAGTACCGGTTTTCTCCATCCCGGGGAATCATGAATACTACTCAGGAGGAACACCCTTTTTTAAATATGCCTTAGCTATGAATGCCCAAAACGGGTTTCCTCAATATAGCCAACAGGCCAGTTACTTCTGTCTTCGCACAGAGTCATCCAACTGGCAATTCCTATCAATGGACACAGGTTTAAATTCGGTGCATTGGTATACCGTAGGAGGCCTTACCGATACCTATGGCCCTTGGCTTTGGTTTAGTGAATGGGACTGGTGCCAAGATAAACTGGAAAATTTTGGCCTCTCTGGTGGCGGTAAAACTGTTTTATTATCGCATCACCAGTTGTATTCTGTTACTTCAACTATTAATGATGGAAATCAAGTTGTTTTCCAATCAGGTACTGATGCAAAAACCTTCCAATTCCTAAATGCAAATTTATACAACACTTTCTCTGACTATTTTGGCGAGATAAATGCCTGGTTTTGGGGACACGAACATATTCTTGCAATCTTCCAGAACAATGAGTTGTATGGAAGTGATAATGAAGAGCCTTTAAAAATTGCAAGGCTTGTTGGTAACAGCGGATATGAAGAATGGGTAGGTCCCAAGGGTTCATACGGTATTGCAAATACCAACCAACATTATGCCACACCTATGGTAGAACTTGATTCAACGATGGTGACCTATTTCGACCCAGTTCTTGGATTAAATGTTAGCTCACGGTTCTACAACCATGGTTGGGCATTACTTAAACTATCGGATGCCGATTCCGGCATTGCCACAACTTACTGGCAGTATCCGGTAAAAGATTATCTCGCTCACATTCCACCGGTATCCCAAATTGCAAAACCCATTGCAGTTAATTTTTCTGAAACCATCTATTAA